A genomic segment from Sphingomonas astaxanthinifaciens DSM 22298 encodes:
- a CDS encoding PH domain-containing protein encodes MTADQAPAEHLHPVALLSGLGAAARNLFGGIAAGGYFAFKGQTFVAFVMLGGIVAVTLAAVLLHWWRFSFRVGEDAIRIDSGILHRNHRTIPFDRVQDVSIAQPLLQRLLGVARVTLETGSSTAGKEEGVLEAVSLARAEALRALVRARRSGGAVPSAVAEGEAEAEPAPLFAMDVRRVVTLGFLSFSLALFAALFGASQTLGNVLDVDPFSRRFWRPILSDGGLGTWVLSHRFGVATWGLLVLVLVGIATGVVRTLPREWGFTLTRSGRALRRRRGLLTRTDVSLPLRRIQAGVIATGPIRQRLGYYRFAVESLASDTSEGKDARDHVLAPLATWDELAPVAGELGWSLPSEATAWQRVDRAHVTLFCLALLPVFPLLLVLGPLRWLEWRGTAFVREGDRLLIRTGWWRRRTVIIPLANIQSIDLTENGLSRRFGIASLLIDVAGSGSGGHRLPSLPRKEASLLQAELLSSQR; translated from the coding sequence GTGACCGCCGACCAGGCACCGGCCGAACATCTCCACCCGGTCGCGCTCCTGAGCGGATTGGGGGCGGCGGCGCGCAACCTGTTCGGCGGGATCGCCGCGGGCGGCTATTTCGCCTTCAAGGGCCAGACCTTCGTCGCGTTTGTGATGCTGGGCGGGATCGTGGCGGTGACGCTGGCGGCCGTGCTGCTCCACTGGTGGCGCTTCTCCTTCCGGGTGGGCGAGGACGCGATCCGGATCGACAGCGGGATCCTCCACCGCAACCACCGCACCATCCCCTTCGACCGGGTGCAGGACGTCAGCATCGCCCAGCCCCTGTTGCAACGGCTGCTCGGGGTCGCGCGGGTGACGCTCGAGACCGGAAGCTCGACCGCGGGCAAGGAGGAAGGCGTGCTCGAGGCGGTGTCGCTGGCCCGTGCCGAGGCCTTGCGCGCATTGGTCCGGGCGCGGCGCAGCGGCGGGGCCGTGCCCTCGGCCGTCGCGGAAGGCGAGGCCGAGGCCGAGCCCGCGCCCCTGTTCGCGATGGACGTGCGGCGGGTGGTGACGCTTGGCTTCCTGAGCTTCAGCCTGGCGCTGTTCGCGGCGCTGTTCGGTGCCAGCCAGACGCTCGGCAATGTCCTCGATGTCGACCCCTTCAGCCGCAGGTTCTGGCGTCCGATCCTGTCCGACGGCGGGCTTGGCACGTGGGTGCTGTCGCATCGCTTCGGCGTGGCGACCTGGGGCCTGCTGGTGCTGGTGCTGGTCGGGATCGCGACGGGGGTGGTCCGGACCTTGCCGCGCGAATGGGGCTTCACCCTGACCCGCAGCGGCCGCGCGCTCCGGCGGCGGCGCGGGCTATTGACCAGGACCGACGTCTCGCTGCCGCTCCGGCGGATCCAGGCCGGGGTCATCGCGACCGGGCCGATCCGCCAGCGGCTGGGCTATTACCGGTTCGCGGTCGAGAGCCTGGCGAGCGACACCAGCGAGGGAAAGGACGCCAGGGACCATGTGCTGGCGCCGCTGGCGACTTGGGACGAGCTGGCGCCGGTGGCGGGCGAGCTCGGCTGGTCGCTTCCGTCCGAGGCCACGGCCTGGCAGCGGGTGGACAGGGCGCATGTCACGCTCTTCTGCCTCGCCCTGCTGCCGGTCTTTCCGCTGCTGCTGGTGCTTGGGCCGCTGCGCTGGCTCGAGTGGCGGGGCACGGCCTTTGTCCGCGAAGGCGACCGGCTGCTGATCCGCACCGGCTGGTGGCGGCGGCGGACGGTGATCATCCCGCTCGCCAACATCCAGAGCATCGACCTGACCGAAAATGGACTGTCGCGCCGGTTCGGCATCGCCAGCCTGCTGATCGACGTCGCGGGCAGCGGATCGGGCGGGCATCGCCTCCCCTCGCTGCCGCGAAAAGAGGCGAGTCTTTTGCAGGCGGAGCTGCTATCGTCGCAGCGATGA
- a CDS encoding PH domain-containing protein, which produces MTVDDDGETTPGLERVEPGYRQVLRIHNLLIWLPLVVGSVVLDRLVLAETPFGGLLMVLVPLLALMTVVIAPQRVWRRLGYALEPALLRVVRGWMFHTDTLVPLTRVQHLDIARGPLDKMFGTASLVVHTAGTQNSTVTLPGLSPARAAELAGVIRGHIQADPDAA; this is translated from the coding sequence ATGACAGTCGATGACGATGGCGAGACGACCCCGGGTCTGGAGCGGGTCGAGCCCGGCTACCGGCAGGTGCTGCGGATCCACAACCTGCTGATCTGGCTGCCGCTGGTCGTCGGCTCGGTGGTGCTCGACCGGCTGGTCCTGGCCGAGACCCCGTTCGGGGGACTGCTGATGGTGCTGGTCCCGCTGCTCGCACTGATGACGGTGGTGATTGCGCCCCAGCGGGTGTGGCGGCGGCTGGGCTATGCGCTCGAGCCCGCGCTGCTGCGGGTGGTGCGCGGCTGGATGTTCCACACCGACACGCTGGTGCCGCTGACGAGGGTCCAGCATCTCGACATCGCCCGCGGGCCGCTCGACAAGATGTTCGGGACTGCGAGCCTGGTGGTCCACACGGCGGGCACGCAGAACAGCACGGTCACCCTCCCCGGCCTCAGCCCTGCCCGCGCCGCCGAACTGGCGGGCGTGATCCGCGGTCACATCCAGGCCGATCCGGACGCCGCGTGA